A stretch of the Musa acuminata AAA Group cultivar baxijiao chromosome BXJ2-7, Cavendish_Baxijiao_AAA, whole genome shotgun sequence genome encodes the following:
- the LOC135616589 gene encoding glycine-rich RNA-binding protein 4, mitochondrial-like, which translates to MAFSSKLGGLIRQGLLKNGISGAPNEAMHLLNSMRYMSSKLFVGGLSYGTDDQQLKEAFNSFGEVVEARVITDRDTGKSRGFGFVSFDSDESASSALTSMDGQELQGRNIRVSYANERPSGGSRGGFGGGYGGSGGYGGSAGYGGGQNDF; encoded by the exons ATGGCATTTTCCAGTAAACTTGGTGGCTTAATTAGGCAAGGACTATTGAAAAATGGAATATCAGGTGCCCCAAATGAGGCTATGCATCTGCTTAACTCTATGCGCTATATGTCATCAAAGCTTTTTGTTGGAG GTCTTTCCTATGGTACTGATGATCAACAGCTTAAGGAGGCATTTAACTCCTTTGGAGAAGTGGTTGAAG CAAGAGTTATTACTGATAGAGACACAGGAAAATCGAGAGGATTTGGGTTTGTAAGCTTTGATAGTGATGAATCAGCAAGCAGTGCTCTGACTAGCATGGATGGCCAG GAATTACAGGGCCGGAACATTCGTGTAAGCTATGCTAATGAAAGACCTAGTGGTGGGTCTCGCGGTGGCTTCGGTGGTGGTTATGGCGGCAGCGGTGGTTATGGTGGCAGTGCCGGCTATGGTGGTGGACAGAATGACTTTTGA
- the LOC135616587 gene encoding UDP-glucuronate 4-epimerase 6-like → MASPPDTSKTAKLERCNNYLRRVNSAKIISASSRLLFRASILATVVLILLFTLHYPPLLLLSHYSAAARSSHRSLLSSDVTYGGAAWEREVRSSATPRRPSGLTVLVTGAAGFVGTHCSLALKKRGDGVVGLDNFNSYYDPSLKRARQSLLSRHGVLVVDGDINDTPLLTKLLDVVPFSHVLHLAAQAGVRYAMRNPQSYVTSNVAGLVALLEVAAKHADPQPAIVWASSSSVYGLNTATPFSELHRTDRPASLYAATKKAGEAIAHTYNHIYGLSITGLRFFTVYGPWGRPDMAYFSFTNNILRGKPITLFRMQDGTAVQRDFTYIDDVVKGCLGALDTAERSTGSGGKKRGPAQLRVYNLGNTSPVPVAKMVDILEELLGKKAKKHVVTLPQNGDVPYTHANVSMAERDLGYRATTDLATGLKKFVRWYVEYSDRKSKKETSA, encoded by the coding sequence atgGCTTCTCCGCCGGACACAAGCAAGACCGCCAAGCTAGAGCGCTGCAACAACTACCTCCGCCGCGTCAACAGCGCCAAGATCATCTCTGCCTCTTCACGCCTCCTCTTTCGCGCCTCCATCCTCGCCACCGTAGTGCTCATCCTCCTCTTCACCCTGCACtaccctcccctcctcctcctttcccATTACTCCGCCGCCGCCCGCTCCAGCCACCGGAGCCTTCTCTCCTCCGATGTCACTTACGGAGGTGCAGCCTGGGAACGGGAGGTCCGCAGCTCCGCCACGCCGCGCCGTCCCTCTGGCCTCACCGTCCTCGTCACCGGCGCTGCAGGGTTCGTCGGCACCCACTGCTCGCTCGCGTTGAAGAAGCGCGGCGACGGCGTGGTCGGCCTCGACAACTTCAATTCCTACTACGACCCCTCGCTCAAGCGCGCCCGCCAGTCCCTCCTCTCCCGGCATGGCGTCCTCGTGGTGGACGGCGACATCAACGACACGCCATTGCTCACCAAGCTCCTCGACGTCGTCCCCTTCTCCCACGTCCTCCACCTCGCCGCCCAGGCCGGCGTCCGCTACGCCATGCGCAATCCCCAGTCCTACGTCACCTCCAACGTCGCCGGCCTCGTCGCACTACTCGAGGTGGCTGCCAAGCACGCCGACCCCCAGCCCGCCATCGTCTGggcttcctcctcctctgtcTACGGCCTCAACACCGCCACCCCCTTCTCGGAGCTCCACCGCACCGACCGGCCCGCCTCGCTGTACGCCGCGACCAAGAAAGCCGGCGAGGCCATCGCCCACACCTACAACCACATCTACGGCCTCTCCATAACCGGCCTCCGCTTCTTCACCGTCTACGGGCCATGGGGCCGCCCCGACATGGCTTACTTCTCCTTCACCAACAACATCCTCCGGGGCAAACCCATCACCCTGTTCCGCATGCAAGACGGCACCGCCGTGCAGCGCGACTTCACCTACATCGACGACGTCGTCAAGGGCTGCCTCGGCGCGCTGGACACCGCGGAGCGGAGCACCGGCAGCGGCGGCAAGAAGCGAGGCCCCGCGCAGCTGCGCGTCTACAACCTCGGCAACACGTCGCCGGTGCCGGTGGCGAAGATGGTGGACATCCTGGAGGAGCTGCTGGGGAAGAAGGCCAAGAAGCACGTGGTGACGCTGCCGCAGAACGGCGACGTGCCGTACACGCACGCCAACGTGAGCATGGCCGAGAGGGACTTGGGCTACCGGGCGACGACCGACCTCGCCACCGGGCTGAAGAAGTTTGTGAGGTGGTACGTGGAGTACTCCGACAGGAAGAGCAAAAAGGAGACGTCGGCCTAA
- the LOC135616586 gene encoding cyclin-C1-1-like isoform X1 — MAANFWTSSHYKQLLDPDKVDVVQRLDKEKGLTLEEFRLIKIHMSLQIWKLALHVKVRQRVIATATTYLRRVYTRKSMTEYDPRLVAPTCLYLASKVEESTVQARLLVFYIKKMYAGASSSDEKYRFEIKDILEMEMKVLEALDYYLVVFHPYRPLLQLLQDAGITDLTQVAWGLVNDTYKMDLILIHPPHMIALACIYIACVLKDKDLTTWFEELRVDMNIVKNISMEILEFFEYCRLDSKGNILIPEDRINAALNKVAAKP; from the exons CTCGTCGCACTA CAAGCAGCTCCTCGACCCCGACAAGGTCGACGTGGTCCAGCGCCTCGATAAGGAGAAGGGCCTCACCTTGGAGGAGTTCCGGCTCATCAAGATCCACATGAGCCTCC aaatttGGAAGTTGGCTTTACATGTTAAAGTGAGGCAAAG GGTTATAGCAACTGCAACTACATATCTCAGACGTGTGTATACAAG GAAGAGCATGACCGAATATGATCCGCGCCTAGTTGCACCAACTTGCTTGTACCTGGCATCGAAAGTAGAGGAGAGCACCGTGCAGGCTAGACTCCTTGTATTTTACATCAAAAAAATGT ATGCAGGTGCATCAAGTTCAGATGAAAAATACCgctttgaaatcaaggacattcTTGAAATGGAAATGAAGGTTCTGGAAGCCCTTGATTATTATTTAGTTGTTTTTCACCCTTATCGTCCACTCCTTCA GTTGTTGCAGGATGCTGGTATAACAGATCTGACCCAGGTTGCCTG GGGTCTTGTAAATGATACCTACAAGATGGATCTGATTCTTATACACCCTCCCCATATGATTGCTTTAGCCTGCATATACATTGCTTGTGTTCTCAAAGACAAGGACTTGACCACATGGTTTGAGGAACTCCGGGTCGACATGAACATT GTCAAAAATATTTCCATGGAAATACTGGAGTTCTTCGAGTATTGCAGGCTCGACTCCAAAGGTAATATCCTCATCCCGGAGGACAGGATCAATGCAGCCCTGAACAAGGTGGCGGCAAAACCCTGA
- the LOC135616586 gene encoding cyclin-C1-1-like isoform X2 — protein MAANFWTSSHYKQLLDPDKVDVVQRLDKEKGLTLEEFRLIKIHMSLQIWKLALHVKVRQRVIATATTYLRRVYTRKSMTEYDPRLVAPTCLYLASKVEESTVQARLLVFYIKKMCASSSDEKYRFEIKDILEMEMKVLEALDYYLVVFHPYRPLLQLLQDAGITDLTQVAWGLVNDTYKMDLILIHPPHMIALACIYIACVLKDKDLTTWFEELRVDMNIVKNISMEILEFFEYCRLDSKGNILIPEDRINAALNKVAAKP, from the exons CTCGTCGCACTA CAAGCAGCTCCTCGACCCCGACAAGGTCGACGTGGTCCAGCGCCTCGATAAGGAGAAGGGCCTCACCTTGGAGGAGTTCCGGCTCATCAAGATCCACATGAGCCTCC aaatttGGAAGTTGGCTTTACATGTTAAAGTGAGGCAAAG GGTTATAGCAACTGCAACTACATATCTCAGACGTGTGTATACAAG GAAGAGCATGACCGAATATGATCCGCGCCTAGTTGCACCAACTTGCTTGTACCTGGCATCGAAAGTAGAGGAGAGCACCGTGCAGGCTAGACTCCTTGTATTTTACATCAAAAAAATGT GTGCATCAAGTTCAGATGAAAAATACCgctttgaaatcaaggacattcTTGAAATGGAAATGAAGGTTCTGGAAGCCCTTGATTATTATTTAGTTGTTTTTCACCCTTATCGTCCACTCCTTCA GTTGTTGCAGGATGCTGGTATAACAGATCTGACCCAGGTTGCCTG GGGTCTTGTAAATGATACCTACAAGATGGATCTGATTCTTATACACCCTCCCCATATGATTGCTTTAGCCTGCATATACATTGCTTGTGTTCTCAAAGACAAGGACTTGACCACATGGTTTGAGGAACTCCGGGTCGACATGAACATT GTCAAAAATATTTCCATGGAAATACTGGAGTTCTTCGAGTATTGCAGGCTCGACTCCAAAGGTAATATCCTCATCCCGGAGGACAGGATCAATGCAGCCCTGAACAAGGTGGCGGCAAAACCCTGA
- the LOC135616586 gene encoding cyclin-C1-1-like isoform X3: protein MAANFWTSSHYKQLLDPDKVDVVQRLDKEKGLTLEEFRLIKIHMSLQIWKLALHVKVRQRKSMTEYDPRLVAPTCLYLASKVEESTVQARLLVFYIKKMYAGASSSDEKYRFEIKDILEMEMKVLEALDYYLVVFHPYRPLLQLLQDAGITDLTQVAWGLVNDTYKMDLILIHPPHMIALACIYIACVLKDKDLTTWFEELRVDMNIVKNISMEILEFFEYCRLDSKGNILIPEDRINAALNKVAAKP from the exons CTCGTCGCACTA CAAGCAGCTCCTCGACCCCGACAAGGTCGACGTGGTCCAGCGCCTCGATAAGGAGAAGGGCCTCACCTTGGAGGAGTTCCGGCTCATCAAGATCCACATGAGCCTCC aaatttGGAAGTTGGCTTTACATGTTAAAGTGAGGCAAAG GAAGAGCATGACCGAATATGATCCGCGCCTAGTTGCACCAACTTGCTTGTACCTGGCATCGAAAGTAGAGGAGAGCACCGTGCAGGCTAGACTCCTTGTATTTTACATCAAAAAAATGT ATGCAGGTGCATCAAGTTCAGATGAAAAATACCgctttgaaatcaaggacattcTTGAAATGGAAATGAAGGTTCTGGAAGCCCTTGATTATTATTTAGTTGTTTTTCACCCTTATCGTCCACTCCTTCA GTTGTTGCAGGATGCTGGTATAACAGATCTGACCCAGGTTGCCTG GGGTCTTGTAAATGATACCTACAAGATGGATCTGATTCTTATACACCCTCCCCATATGATTGCTTTAGCCTGCATATACATTGCTTGTGTTCTCAAAGACAAGGACTTGACCACATGGTTTGAGGAACTCCGGGTCGACATGAACATT GTCAAAAATATTTCCATGGAAATACTGGAGTTCTTCGAGTATTGCAGGCTCGACTCCAAAGGTAATATCCTCATCCCGGAGGACAGGATCAATGCAGCCCTGAACAAGGTGGCGGCAAAACCCTGA